The following proteins are co-located in the Pseudomonadota bacterium genome:
- the rnr gene encoding ribonuclease R yields MTACTPLTSNTPSPSIPSKAELLEYVDTQPHPVSLRDLVRDLEIEKSQHIQVINVLKELMAEGKLTHQGELLHKVDNSTINVVEVTGFNLQGFPSVRLAHWSGESKAPSVTLKGFLETHNQKLPVINIGDRLLVRLKKTGRYSYEGLIVRVISSPQAQQLVGRFIKTSQGGLIEPGTLQFRSSVPVNHASLKLAKSGDIVVAGFKARHGCRRGIAYIKHNLGSIDDPGTISQMALYEHALPHNFSTQAVRQAESARLPELGDRQDLRQIPLVTIDGEDARDFDDAVWAEPDTDPNNPGGWHALVAIADVSYYVRDGDPLDQEAQKRCNSVYFPDRVVPMLPEALSNEMCSLKPDVERACLAVHMWFDAHGNRLKHQFVRGLMRSAARLTYSQVQTARDTQDTKLAPYIDPLYGVFAALRSARQRRGTLDFDRVETRILVDEKGQIQKLAPQPSLDSHKLIEELMIASNVAAATTLEQTRLPCMYRTHDKPDALKLIDTLPFLKSIGIKIAQGPIQSAATLGRILKQCAATKWAPTVSDLLLRSMAQARYNTKNNGHYGLQLKRYCHFTSPIRRYADLLVHRALIKHIESDPEPIASETWKELGVRLSETERKADKASRVTNDRFVARHLKDRVGDTFNARINSVTNFGIFITEENTGAEGLIHTNSLPNDYYVFEPRRHQLIGRSTRQQFTLGDKITVRLEKADELTGKLEFGLLEK; encoded by the coding sequence ATGACGGCGTGCACACCCTTGACCTCTAATACCCCCTCACCCTCCATTCCCTCAAAAGCTGAACTTTTGGAGTACGTTGATACGCAACCACATCCGGTGAGCCTACGTGACTTGGTACGTGACCTTGAAATAGAAAAAAGTCAACACATACAAGTAATAAATGTCTTGAAAGAGCTAATGGCAGAAGGAAAGCTAACTCATCAAGGTGAATTACTACACAAGGTGGATAATTCAACCATCAATGTTGTTGAGGTTACAGGATTTAACCTGCAAGGATTTCCCTCAGTTCGCCTTGCACATTGGTCAGGCGAAAGCAAAGCCCCCTCTGTTACCTTGAAGGGCTTTTTAGAAACACACAACCAAAAACTTCCGGTAATCAACATCGGAGATCGTTTATTGGTGCGTCTTAAAAAGACTGGACGCTACTCATATGAAGGACTCATCGTCCGGGTTATTTCCAGCCCTCAAGCGCAACAACTGGTTGGAAGATTCATTAAAACCTCGCAAGGCGGGCTGATTGAACCCGGCACCCTGCAATTTAGATCCTCGGTACCAGTCAACCACGCAAGCCTAAAGCTGGCAAAATCTGGAGATATCGTTGTTGCTGGTTTCAAAGCACGACATGGCTGTCGCCGTGGAATTGCTTATATTAAACACAACCTTGGGTCTATCGATGATCCTGGCACCATCAGCCAAATGGCGCTATATGAGCATGCACTGCCCCATAATTTTAGTACCCAAGCCGTCAGGCAAGCCGAAAGTGCCCGATTACCAGAACTTGGTGACCGACAGGATCTACGCCAGATTCCACTGGTAACCATTGATGGAGAAGACGCACGCGATTTCGACGATGCGGTCTGGGCAGAACCTGACACAGATCCAAATAATCCTGGTGGTTGGCATGCATTGGTGGCTATTGCTGATGTTAGTTATTACGTGCGCGATGGCGACCCCCTGGATCAAGAGGCACAAAAGCGGTGCAATTCAGTATATTTTCCTGACCGGGTTGTACCAATGCTACCTGAGGCACTCTCCAACGAAATGTGCTCTCTTAAACCCGATGTAGAGCGCGCCTGCCTTGCTGTGCACATGTGGTTTGATGCCCATGGCAATAGATTGAAACATCAATTCGTCCGCGGCCTTATGCGCTCAGCGGCACGCCTTACTTATAGTCAAGTTCAGACTGCACGCGATACCCAAGACACAAAACTAGCCCCCTATATTGACCCATTATATGGCGTCTTTGCTGCTCTACGTTCTGCTAGACAACGACGAGGTACTTTAGATTTCGATCGGGTTGAAACCCGCATCCTTGTCGATGAGAAAGGGCAAATCCAAAAGCTTGCTCCTCAGCCCAGTCTTGACAGTCACAAGTTGATTGAAGAATTGATGATCGCTTCCAATGTCGCAGCAGCCACCACCCTTGAACAAACTCGATTACCATGTATGTATCGAACTCATGATAAGCCCGACGCTCTAAAACTCATCGATACACTTCCTTTTTTGAAAAGCATAGGCATTAAAATTGCTCAAGGACCTATACAATCAGCAGCCACACTCGGCAGGATCCTCAAGCAGTGTGCAGCAACGAAATGGGCTCCGACGGTCAGTGATCTTTTGTTGCGTAGCATGGCTCAAGCCCGATACAATACGAAAAATAATGGTCACTATGGCTTGCAACTTAAACGCTATTGTCATTTTACCTCACCGATCCGACGGTATGCTGATTTATTGGTGCATCGCGCCCTAATCAAGCATATTGAATCAGACCCTGAACCCATTGCTTCTGAAACTTGGAAAGAGTTGGGAGTACGTCTTTCAGAAACCGAACGTAAAGCAGACAAGGCTTCTCGTGTCACCAACGACCGATTTGTAGCACGCCACCTCAAAGATCGTGTGGGCGATACATTCAACGCCCGCATCAACAGCGTCACCAATTTCGGAATCTTTATCACCGAAGAAAACACCGGCGCTGAAGGCTTAATTCATACCAACTCGCTCCCCAACGATTATTACGTCTTTGAGCCTCGGAGACATCAACTGATTGGCCGTAGTACACGTCAGCAGTTTACATTGGGAGACAAAATCACTGTCCGGCTTGAAAAGGCCGATGAATTGACTGGAAAATTAGAGTTTGGATTATTGGAAAAATAA
- a CDS encoding peroxidase family protein, giving the protein MSDYRTIDGTGNNEDNFEWGSTDEWFLRKSEKTWYDDGISEPGGVGRPSARVISNALFSQDGDIANSTGASDFLWVWGQFIDHDIDLTMGGGEMFNIEVPLGDPYFDPFFTGTQQIPLDRSGFAEGTGTEEEPAQQVNQITAFIDASNVYGSDQARADFLRDPVEPGKMKTTDGDLLPYNTEGFDNAPGPMPNFYLAGDVRANENVVLTSMHTVFVREHNRLVDELAEQHPDWDSDKLYQEAKLLVGAELQSITYNEYLPVLLGADAIAEYEGYDADIDPSIANIFATAAFRFGHSQLSSLIYRIDEDGAEIEQGNLQLRDAFFHPDLMLNAEGVDAALRGVAEHVSQEIDLQMVDDVRNFLFGPPGAGGFDLAALNIQRGRDHGLPDYNSAREAYGLDPVTKFSHITKDKDIQDTLEELFGSVDNIDVFVGGLAEDHHEGSMLGELFHTILVDQFTRLRDGDSFFYKTHLTEEQIEFVESMQLSDIIEINTGIEHIQDNVFFAYDRIGGTDGDDTMHGTGDRDLMMGKNGDDTLFGHKGDDQLFGGGGQDHLYGDGGSDILEGGADSDWLYGGREADLLIGGDGADHLYGGAGADIFQFVIVENEDGELMLEDGSEDRIGDFNVRQGDSLQFDVSVDVELEDLNDAADFHSHGQHLQIEFSGGGALAIYGAPGVSEFGDAALPVELV; this is encoded by the coding sequence ATGAGTGATTATAGAACTATTGATGGTACAGGCAATAATGAAGATAATTTTGAATGGGGTAGTACAGACGAGTGGTTTTTACGCAAATCTGAAAAAACTTGGTACGATGATGGGATATCAGAACCTGGTGGAGTAGGTAGGCCCAGTGCTCGAGTCATTAGCAACGCGCTGTTTAGTCAAGACGGGGACATTGCTAACTCTACTGGTGCAAGTGATTTCCTTTGGGTATGGGGGCAGTTCATTGATCATGATATTGATTTGACCATGGGTGGTGGCGAAATGTTTAACATTGAAGTACCATTGGGTGACCCTTATTTTGATCCGTTTTTCACAGGGACTCAACAAATTCCATTGGACCGGTCCGGCTTTGCTGAAGGAACAGGGACTGAGGAGGAGCCCGCACAACAAGTCAATCAAATCACGGCATTTATTGATGCATCAAATGTCTATGGCTCTGATCAAGCGCGTGCTGATTTTTTGCGCGATCCAGTTGAGCCAGGCAAGATGAAAACAACAGATGGCGACCTTTTGCCCTATAATACGGAAGGATTTGATAATGCTCCAGGTCCAATGCCGAATTTCTACCTTGCAGGTGATGTACGCGCCAATGAAAACGTTGTATTAACATCGATGCATACTGTTTTTGTGCGTGAACATAACCGTTTGGTTGATGAATTGGCTGAACAACATCCTGATTGGGATAGTGACAAACTCTATCAAGAAGCTAAACTGCTGGTTGGTGCGGAATTGCAATCGATTACTTACAATGAATATCTGCCAGTTCTCCTTGGCGCAGATGCAATTGCCGAGTATGAGGGCTATGACGCAGATATTGATCCCTCGATTGCTAATATTTTTGCAACCGCAGCTTTTCGTTTTGGGCATTCCCAACTTTCGTCCCTTATTTATCGCATAGATGAAGATGGTGCAGAAATTGAACAAGGGAACTTACAACTGCGAGATGCTTTTTTTCATCCCGATCTGATGCTTAATGCAGAAGGGGTTGATGCGGCATTACGGGGTGTGGCAGAACATGTAAGTCAAGAGATCGATCTACAGATGGTCGATGATGTACGTAATTTCCTCTTTGGTCCTCCCGGAGCTGGGGGTTTTGATCTAGCAGCACTGAATATCCAACGTGGTCGTGATCACGGATTGCCAGATTATAATTCTGCCAGAGAAGCCTATGGACTGGATCCAGTGACGAAGTTTTCCCATATTACGAAAGATAAGGATATTCAAGATACTCTTGAGGAACTGTTTGGAAGCGTTGATAATATCGATGTGTTTGTTGGAGGGTTGGCCGAGGATCATCATGAAGGCTCGATGTTAGGGGAACTATTCCACACTATTTTGGTTGATCAGTTCACAAGGCTGCGTGATGGAGACAGCTTTTTCTATAAAACGCATTTGACTGAAGAGCAAATCGAATTTGTTGAGAGCATGCAGCTCTCCGACATTATTGAAATCAACACTGGCATTGAGCACATACAAGACAATGTGTTTTTTGCTTATGATCGCATCGGCGGTACAGATGGTGATGATACAATGCATGGCACAGGGGATCGTGATTTGATGATGGGCAAAAATGGCGATGATACATTATTCGGCCACAAAGGTGATGATCAGCTCTTTGGTGGTGGTGGACAAGATCACCTTTATGGTGACGGTGGCAGTGATATCCTCGAGGGCGGCGCAGATAGTGATTGGCTTTATGGTGGTAGAGAGGCTGATTTGCTGATTGGAGGAGACGGTGCTGATCACCTATATGGTGGTGCTGGAGCTGACATCTTTCAGTTTGTCATTGTTGAAAACGAAGACGGTGAGTTGATGTTGGAAGATGGTAGTGAAGATAGGATCGGTGATTTCAACGTCCGGCAAGGCGATAGTTTGCAGTTTGATGTTAGCGTGGATGTGGAGCTGGAAGATCTCAATGATGCTGCAGATTTTCACAGCCATGGTCAGCATCTTCAGATTGAATTTTCAGGTGGGGGAGCACTGGCAATCTATGGTGCTCCTGGGGTATCTGAGTTTGGTGACGCAGCATTGCCGGTTGAATTGGTTTAA